The candidate division KSB1 bacterium genome contains a region encoding:
- a CDS encoding four helix bundle protein encodes MAKGKFRFDFEELESYQKAFRWNRDIFRRSLKFRRLLQSSIGDQLRRAGLSILTNIAEGSGQDSKAQKKRYYKYSYN; translated from the coding sequence TTCGTTTTGACTTTGAGGAGTTGGAGTCTTATCAAAAGGCGTTTCGTTGGAATCGTGACATTTTTAGACGCAGCCTCAAATTTAGGCGGTTGCTTCAGTCATCAATCGGCGATCAGTTGCGACGTGCCGGTTTGTCGATCTTGACGAACATTGCTGAGGGCAGCGGGCAGGATTCAAAGGCACAAAAGAAGCGTTATTACAAATATTCCTACAATTAA